The region ACGAACAGTTTCTGAGCTAATTGAtcattaaaattacaataaacaGGTTAAAATGAGTACGCAATGATTTGGACTAACAGAGGCATAAGTCCTAGCTAAGTGTTAGATAAATTATATTGACTGTTTTGCCAGATACCTCGCAATACGTCACATCATGTATTATGCTTCTAACCTAAACTTACTGTTTCGTACGAACGTGATTTTTTGCCGGTAACTCCATTTGTAACATTAAATTATCCAACGAAAAAATGGCATGCCGTCAAGTGTTGAAAGCTATCATCAGAAGAACATGGCCTATAATGGTATCGTATTTTGAACTTTCAAGCTGCAGTCGAGACTTCCTAATTAAAGTcgtaaattgaatattatcaCAGACTTGAACAATGTTATAAGAATTCTCAGCcaaaaagattttcaaaatttagttTCAAGATCTTCCATGACGCAGTCCAACTGTGTCCCCAAATAACATTGCCTGCATCTTTTAATATCCTATTTTTAGTATGCCTCGACAACATTGTTCGTTAACAGTACATCAACACAAAAACCATGTGCGGATCAAAAGCTAACTCTGGAGCCACCTGATTCTAAAACATTGTCCTACGATTATATGATAAAACAGTCGACAATAGACGCGGTAAACACGGCCTCACAAGTATTGACAGTTACATATTCTGCAATTGAATCGACAAGTAGAGATTATAGGTAAGATGCCagtgaattataaaattatagcAATGTTACTACTCTGTAAACATGGTATATTAACAGCCATCAGGAACTTAGATTTAATAAGTaactaataataatcaatagaATATGGGTATGGAAATTCTACTCATGGTTtcatattaaaaattcaacagaAATATGTTGACTAAATTGATCGTCCTCGTAAGAGAAACTTTAACTTATGAAGTGTGTGATTCACATTGGGATATGATTGTGGAAGTGCGAGCTGAGGTTCAACTTAAAAAGGAAATTCTTACAgtgagaatattttcaattattcaacacTATTCTCATTAGTTAcaccaaaatttgaaagatctGGTTGGGAAGAGTTTACAATTTCCAAGTTAGGAAAAGTTTCAATAAGATCTTCTCATAAATTTTAGAAACTGATTGGCTTTATGGATTATGTTCACAAGATGGCTGTTGCTGCATCTGAAACAACATATCTAGCAGGCATGGATAATCTATCGACAACACTGTGCCAAAGAATTGATGATGCCTTGATAAATATgcaaaaagaaattgatcTCAACAAAGTACTGGAAGAAGAATACTGCCGAGTTCAACAACAGTGTATAATCAAATGTAGAGAACGATGTGAACATCAAGTTATTAAAACTAAAacctgaaattcaatttttagcTTTTGACTTTTAATTAACATAATTCTAATTATCCATATTATGTACCTTAGAGCATCATTGTGACATTGAGAGTTGTTCTATTATCACAAGCTGTACTTGgttctatttatttaattcccaaatatttcataccttttcattgcaaaaaatttaatcaatgcTATTAATGAGTTCATCATTGTGATGCATGACTAATTGAAATAGATCAATTAACTTAATCGCATGTTCCTTTACTAATTTCTCTGTTCTATTATCATTTCTATTACAGCTACGAAAGAAGACGTTTGGCAAAACCAGCAAGAGAGTCCGATTTCTACACCAACGCTCAATCCAGATTTAGACATGGATGAAATAGTTAATTCCATTGATCCTTAGCTTTTATAGTTGTATTAGTACGTATTGttataacatttttaataaatatatactgatATTATACGTCTATGTTTCTGTCATATTCTGTAGCACtggcaaattatttttgtaatgaCAGCAGAACTTGTGATCTGCACGTCATTAggataaaatgataatttagTGAAGCATTTTATagtgttattaatttaatttgagGCATTTGCTGCCCTAAAGAAGTGTCAGTTGAACTTTAATAAATTCACATCAAAGCTcaaaacgaataataaatatataattttgaaaactgcCAGGAACTGTTAATATTatctgagaataatttttttaacaaatgcaCTTTTATTCACccaaatcaataataaataacacatTTCACTGTCGagattatgaataattttataatggaATGGAGTTTACAACGCTAGGTTGTATTTGTGTTAACATGCAAATACAGTACATGAATGACCAGTAATGCAAATTTTAGGATAGTATCAATAATCACATACATAAGTTTACATTATTACCAAATAACTCATTTGAGATATCTTGTCATAAAAATTACTAATCCTTTGTTTTGTCATGTTTCTGAATGTGGAACTACTTTGTTTGCATTGTATTCATGATATTTCTCGTGCTCTATAGTAACTGGAATGATATTTAAGAAATGACTATTtccgttttcaattttgatagACAATGTCAATCTAAAGTTGTGCGTTgttcaacgattattattcgaaaaatataagaGCACTGCACCCTTCTTTGTTACTCTAAACGAGATGATATTTTAAAAAGTTACAAATTTAAGTTATATCAATTAACtttcatatatttattgtatttaaaTTGTTCATCATTCCAATTGCTACCATGATTCATTCTCGATCTCTTCTTTAACCAAGCCTAATAACTGAGATTTTATATGACCCCAGGCATTTACGAATTCTAGACTAAGAATCTCTCTGGTAACTCAAGCTTTACATACTTTCAACCAATTTATGTTTTTTACGACTGGTTTGAAAAGAacatgatgaaataattgtacaGTTTCTTAGAAAGTGGAGAAGAACTGATACCAAACCGAtgatgtaaaatattaatGACAAAAAAGGAGTTATGCTCTAAGGGACAAAACTTCTTTTACTTCAAAGAAGCACGGAATATTATCATCTCCTATGTAAAGACTGATTTATCACACTTTTTTCCTTGCCTCAATATATTCTATGTGAGatagaaaattcaatatagAATTCAGCGTTTCAAGTTACATCAgagaattaaataataatcttcTGCATGGGTCTCCAGGACTTTTAACACATGTACTTGATCGTTGAAATGTGCAGATAATGAATAATTCGCTAACACACACATCATTCAAACGTTACTTaaaattcatacatttttaaatacatttttcacttaTAATTCTTGGTGCGGCTCCTCTTGATTAGGTTTATCCTTAGTCTTCACTGGATCAGGTTCTGGCAACTGTAATGTCTCCCCAGTTTCATTCTGCGAATGTTTTTCACTACCAATTTCAATGCTGCCATCATCTGTTTCACCTTTGCTTTCAACATTACTATTTTGTTCTTCCTCTACAACTCCGTCATCtttgtcttcttcttcttcttttgtcTTTACAGGTGCTTCGTCTGCAGTAGCAGGAACCTCTGCCGTTTCAGAACCGTCTGGTACTTCTGCTGTAGCCTCGTCTGATTTATCAGTTGTTTTATTCTTTGCTGGTTCTTCTTCCTTTGGCTTGGGCCTCCAAATTTTTGCTTTGTTTACCAAATACTTTACTTCCCTGTCCAGAATTGCCATTTTATTTGCAATATCGCGAACTGTATATTTCACAGGTTCATATAAAGGTATATCCGCTAGTTCTTTCACGACCTTATCATGCCATTCCTGTATAACACGAATAAAATTAggtaattcatttattcaatttttaattaccctaaattacaaatattttctggCTATCTTACCTGCGTTTCATTAATAGTTTTTTGAAGAGTTTCCAACTCGACTTGGGTAAATATTTCACTGCTGGAGGTCACGTTTGCCACCTTTTCAAGGAACGTAGTACTGCCATGAATCATGGAAACCATTCCCTTCAAAGCTTCTGGCCTCTCTTTATGTTCAAAAACTCTTGCATACAAGTCATTTGTCAATCCTTTCAGTTCCGccaat is a window of Neodiprion fabricii isolate iyNeoFabr1 chromosome 6, iyNeoFabr1.1, whole genome shotgun sequence DNA encoding:
- the LOC124185132 gene encoding uncharacterized protein LOC124185132 isoform X1, which translates into the protein MACRQVLKAIIRRTWPIMYASTTLFVNSTSTQKPCADQKLTLEPPDSKTLSYDYMIKQSTIDAVNTASQVLTVTYSAIESTSRDYRNMLTKLIVLVRETLTYEVCDSHWDMIVEVRAEVQLKKEILTKLIGFMDYVHKMAVAASETTYLAGMDNLSTTLCQRIDDALINMQKEIDLNKVLEEEYCRVQQQCIIKCRERSTKEDVWQNQQESPISTPTLNPDLDMDEIVNSIDP
- the LOC124185132 gene encoding uncharacterized protein LOC124185132 isoform X2 — translated: MACRQVLKAIIRRTWPIMYASTTLFVNSTSTQKPCADQKLTLEPPDSKTLSYDYMIKQSTIDAVNTASQVLTVTYSAIESTSRDYRNMLTKLIVLVRETLTYEVCDSHWDMIVEVRAEVQLKKEILTKLIGFMDYVHKMAVAASETTYLAGMDNLSTTLCQRIDDALINMQKEIDLNKVLEEEYCRVQQQCIIKSTKEDVWQNQQESPISTPTLNPDLDMDEIVNSIDP
- the LOC124185132 gene encoding uncharacterized protein LOC124185132 isoform X3; the protein is MACRQVLKAIIRRTWPIMYASTTLFVNSTSTQKPCADQKLTLEPPDSKTLSYDYMIKQSTIDAVNTASQVLTVTYSAIESTSRDYRNMLTKLIVLVRETLTYEVCDSHWDMIVEVRAEVQLKKEILTMAVAASETTYLAGMDNLSTTLCQRIDDALINMQKEIDLNKVLEEEYCRVQQQCIIKCRERSTKEDVWQNQQESPISTPTLNPDLDMDEIVNSIDP